Part of the Actinomycetes bacterium genome, CCTACGGCCACAAGACCGGCCACACCGTGGACCCGGCGACCGACCGCTTCGTGCCCCTGCCCGACGACCTCGACCCGCTGCTCGGCATCTACGTGGCCCACATGGGGCCGATCTGCGCCAACGGGCTGCTCCACGCCGCCGCCGACGCGGCCGGGCCGGGCACCCTCCACCTCGGCGACGGCGTCCGTGGCCGGAACGTGCTCGTCACCGGGGCTGGAGTCATCGGCCTGCTCACGGGCCTGTTCGCCCGCCACCATGGCGCGGCGGCCGTGGCCGTGGCCGACGCCACCCCCGAGCGGCTCCGGGCCGCCGAGCGGCTCGGCCTGGACGCCTTCGACGACGCCGACGGCGGCGCCTGGCTGCTGGCCAAGGAGCGCTGGCGCCACGACCCACGAGACGCCGGTGCCGACGTGGTGTTCCAGTGCCGGGGCCGGACCGCCAGCCTGGCCACGGCCCTGCGCAGCCTGCGGCCCCAGGGCACCGTGGTGGACCTCGCCTTCTACCAGGGCGGGGCCCCGGAGGTACGGCTGGGCGAGGAGTTCCACCACAACGGCCTGTCGATCCGCTGCGCGCAGATCGCGCGGGTGCCGCGCGGGCTCGCCCACCTGTGGGACCGCCGGCGACTCGCGGCCGAGACCGTGGACCTGCTCCGCGCCCACGGCCCGGCGGTGCGGGAGCACCTGGTCACCGACCTCGTCCCCCTGGCCGACGCGCCCGCGCTCTTCGCCGACGTCGCCGCCCGGCGGCGCCACGTCATCCAGGCCGTATTCACCTGCTGACCCGGTCCGACCCGGTCGGGTCTGGGGCTCGAGCAGCGAAGCGACAGCCCGGTCACGCGGGCAGACAGCGGGTCACGCGGGCAGGCAGCCCGGTCACACGGGCAAGCGGCCCGTGCGGGCCAGGACCTGCTCGTACAGCCGGAGGTAGGCGTCGGCCATGGCCGGGGCCGAGAA contains:
- a CDS encoding zinc-binding alcohol dehydrogenase; its protein translation is MPEPARLAQERAEAHPGGPWRVEALEIQAPGRLALTSHEEASLADGQLRVETLYSGLSAGTELTYYKGTNPYLHASWDPGLGVFRADQPAQRFPIRSFGYMEVGRVCESRTRAAAVGEVVGMAYGHKTGHTVDPATDRFVPLPDDLDPLLGIYVAHMGPICANGLLHAAADAAGPGTLHLGDGVRGRNVLVTGAGVIGLLTGLFARHHGAAAVAVADATPERLRAAERLGLDAFDDADGGAWLLAKERWRHDPRDAGADVVFQCRGRTASLATALRSLRPQGTVVDLAFYQGGAPEVRLGEEFHHNGLSIRCAQIARVPRGLAHLWDRRRLAAETVDLLRAHGPAVREHLVTDLVPLADAPALFADVAARRRHVIQAVFTC